Proteins from a single region of Candidatus Binatia bacterium:
- a CDS encoding YXWGXW repeat-containing protein, translated as MSILQFIRAALVAVVVASVPVAGSAQVYVGVGINIAPPVIPVYVQPPCPAPNYIWEPGYWAWGPAGYYWVPGTWVLAPAVGLLWTPGYWGWGSGLYYWHRGYWGRTVGFYGGINYGFGYYGAGYVGGGWYGGVFRYNTAITHVNTTVIHNTYVNKTVINNYNTSHVSYNGGHGGVQAHPTQAQVNARTYGQAPTTEQKNHEQMSGQNRNHYQSVNHGQPQTGAVTHPYNSNNRPAHYAPVTDADRQAAHVHESPPKGGKPPR; from the coding sequence ATGAGCATTTTACAATTTATTCGCGCCGCGTTGGTTGCGGTCGTCGTTGCTTCCGTTCCGGTGGCCGGATCGGCGCAAGTCTACGTCGGCGTAGGCATCAACATCGCGCCGCCCGTGATTCCGGTCTACGTGCAGCCGCCGTGTCCGGCGCCCAACTACATCTGGGAGCCGGGCTACTGGGCTTGGGGTCCCGCCGGCTACTACTGGGTGCCCGGCACGTGGGTGCTGGCGCCAGCGGTCGGACTGCTCTGGACGCCCGGCTATTGGGGCTGGGGCTCAGGACTGTACTACTGGCATCGCGGCTACTGGGGACGCACCGTCGGATTTTACGGCGGCATCAACTACGGCTTTGGCTACTACGGCGCCGGCTACGTCGGCGGCGGATGGTACGGAGGGGTCTTCCGCTACAACACCGCGATTACACACGTGAATACGACCGTGATTCACAACACCTACGTCAACAAGACGGTGATTAACAACTACAACACCTCGCACGTAAGCTACAACGGCGGGCACGGCGGCGTTCAAGCGCATCCGACGCAAGCGCAGGTCAACGCCCGCACGTACGGCCAGGCACCCACGACCGAACAGAAGAACCACGAGCAGATGTCCGGCCAGAACCGCAACCACTACCAGTCCGTCAACCACGGGCAGCCGCAGACCGGCGCCGTGACGCATCCCTACAACTCGAACAATCGGCCCGCGCACTACGCGCCGGTGACCGACGCGGATCGGCAAGCGGCACACGTGCATGAGTCTCCGCCTAAGGGCGGAAAGCCTCCGCGCTAG
- the sigJ gene encoding RNA polymerase sigma factor SigJ → MISQRAERFEAMRAELVRHAYRMLGEYGEAEDVAQDAYLRWSAALDNEEVRDERALARTIVTSLCLDRLRSARAKREVYVGPWLPEPVVSEGADDPAVAATLADDISFALLLALERLAPLERAAFLLHDVLDVPFAEVANTLGRAEPAVRKLATRAREHVRDAGRHSRTDRKELLRVRDAFLAAIQNDDPAVLQQLLAKDVVFTADGGGKIPAATVPVIGAERVTKLLFGLKELQGWRDIVRIEAVTLNGLPGIVTFNRAGVQEVAALEIADGRVSAIYVVRNPEKLQALGRSLG, encoded by the coding sequence GTGATCTCGCAGCGCGCGGAGCGGTTCGAGGCGATGCGCGCGGAGCTCGTGCGCCACGCCTATCGGATGCTCGGCGAGTACGGCGAGGCCGAGGACGTGGCGCAAGATGCGTACCTGCGCTGGAGCGCCGCGCTGGATAACGAGGAGGTGCGGGACGAACGCGCGCTCGCGCGGACGATCGTGACGAGTCTCTGCCTCGACCGTTTGCGATCCGCGCGCGCCAAACGCGAGGTCTACGTTGGACCGTGGCTGCCCGAACCGGTCGTCTCGGAAGGCGCCGACGATCCAGCCGTCGCGGCCACGCTGGCCGACGACATCTCATTCGCGCTGTTGCTCGCATTGGAACGGCTCGCGCCGCTCGAGCGTGCGGCCTTCCTGCTGCACGACGTGCTGGACGTGCCGTTTGCCGAGGTCGCCAACACGCTGGGGCGCGCGGAGCCCGCGGTGCGCAAGCTCGCGACGCGCGCGCGCGAACACGTTCGCGACGCGGGGCGTCACTCGCGCACCGACCGCAAGGAGCTGCTGCGCGTGCGGGACGCGTTCTTGGCGGCGATCCAGAACGACGATCCCGCCGTGCTGCAGCAGCTGCTGGCAAAGGACGTCGTCTTCACGGCCGACGGCGGCGGCAAGATTCCGGCGGCAACAGTGCCCGTAATCGGGGCCGAGCGCGTCACGAAGCTGCTCTTCGGACTCAAGGAGCTGCAAGGCTGGCGCGACATCGTGCGCATCGAGGCCGTGACGCTCAACGGGCTGCCCGGCATCGTGACGTTCAATCGCGCCGGCGTGCAAGAGGTCGCGGCACTCGAAATCGCGGACGGGCGAGTGTCCGCGATCTACGTGGTCCGCAACCCGGAGAAGCTTCAGGCGCTCGGGCGGAGTTTGGGCTAG
- a CDS encoding amino acid permease yields the protein MRRLRAFDMALIVMGSVIGSGIFRTPAVVAHRAPDAALILAAWAAGGIIALFGAFVLAELAARRPNDCGMYAYLRDALHPIAGFAFGWSGMLASYSGGLAAAAILFAGYFLSLTGLTLAPALVAAVALGVLALLNALGVRLGASFQNALTILKVAAVLGIIAAGLVARPHASAQFGMAPAAPLGVIGAFSVALVPVLFAYAGATVANFLAAETKDAARTMPVGLTLGMIGVAFVYISLNVACVRVLGVGGLAHTDVPATAVISNAVGSNGTRLASIAIAVTTLGFMSNRMLTVPRLYHAMAADGLFFRAVAWIDPRTRVPVVAVILQAAVAIAIALSAGYGHILNYVIAVVSAFNGLLALALFVLRARDRRDGVARAEGFRVPWHPVSTAVFMLASWGVAIATCVAYPMDGLMGFAIVLSAVPVYFIWARTEVSPKVAA from the coding sequence GTGCGGCGGCTTAGGGCGTTCGACATGGCGCTGATCGTGATGGGCAGCGTAATCGGCTCGGGCATCTTTCGAACGCCGGCAGTCGTCGCGCATCGCGCGCCCGATGCCGCGCTGATTCTCGCGGCGTGGGCGGCCGGCGGAATCATCGCGCTTTTTGGCGCCTTCGTGTTGGCGGAACTCGCCGCCCGACGCCCCAACGATTGCGGCATGTACGCGTATCTTCGCGACGCGCTGCATCCGATCGCCGGGTTCGCTTTCGGATGGTCGGGGATGCTCGCATCCTACAGCGGCGGCCTCGCCGCTGCGGCGATCCTGTTCGCAGGATACTTTCTGTCGCTAACCGGCCTTACGCTGGCACCCGCGTTAGTTGCCGCCGTCGCGCTTGGCGTGCTCGCGCTCCTCAACGCGCTCGGCGTACGGCTAGGCGCGAGCTTTCAAAACGCACTGACGATCTTGAAGGTTGCTGCGGTGCTCGGGATCATCGCCGCCGGACTCGTCGCGCGTCCGCACGCCTCCGCGCAATTCGGGATGGCGCCGGCCGCTCCGCTCGGTGTTATCGGCGCGTTCAGCGTCGCGTTGGTTCCCGTGCTCTTCGCCTACGCCGGCGCCACGGTGGCAAACTTCCTAGCCGCCGAGACGAAAGATGCGGCGCGAACGATGCCGGTCGGGCTTACGCTGGGAATGATCGGTGTGGCGTTTGTTTATATTTCGCTCAACGTCGCCTGCGTTCGCGTCCTGGGCGTCGGCGGTCTCGCCCACACCGACGTTCCCGCGACGGCCGTGATCTCCAACGCCGTCGGCTCGAACGGAACGCGGCTCGCATCGATCGCCATTGCGGTGACGACGCTCGGATTCATGAGCAACCGTATGTTAACCGTGCCCCGCCTGTATCACGCGATGGCCGCCGATGGACTCTTTTTTCGCGCGGTGGCGTGGATCGATCCGCGAACGCGCGTGCCGGTCGTCGCGGTCATCCTGCAAGCCGCCGTCGCGATCGCTATCGCGCTCTCGGCGGGCTACGGACATATCCTCAACTACGTGATCGCGGTCGTCTCCGCGTTCAACGGCCTGCTCGCACTCGCGCTCTTCGTGCTGCGCGCTCGAGACCGGCGGGACGGCGTCGCGCGCGCTGAAGGCTTTCGCGTACCGTGGCATCCGGTGTCGACCGCCGTCTTCATGCTGGCATCGTGGGGCGTCGCGATCGCGACCTGCGTGGCCTATCCGATGGATGGGCTGATGGGCTTCGCGATCGTGTTGAGCGCGGTTCCCGTCTACTTCATCTGGGCGCGCACCGAGGTCTCGCCGAAAGTGGCCGCGTAA